One region of Qipengyuania sp. SS22 genomic DNA includes:
- a CDS encoding multiheme c-type cytochrome → MRSLSRLLLAIAVMLLAGAVGLRAAEKENPVKRDYSLVTAAPAPRVQTEAQMAAKSAGCVSCHVRTDQSTMHETPAVRLGCIDCHGGNAEVFGDSELPHDDPAYTAARDAAHVLPKYPESWHWPSSANPKRSYGLLNKEDPVFVRFVNPSDYRVVREACGACHIETIEASERSIMATGAMLWGGASYNNGILPFKRYILGEAYTREGEPAKIESPGAPVATVTDNQEARGALAALYPLPTWHVIPPGDVFRVFERGGRNVASQFPEVGIPNPTGLIQRLEEPGRPDLKQSNRGAGTGLRVAIPVLNIHKTRLNDPFMWFMGTNDQPGDYRHSGCASCHVVYANDREPRHSLTYAQFGRDGQSATVDPTIAGLYEGAHDDGHGGGHGASDDGSHGAVKQPGHDEQALDQNSDGADKERGHPIRHTFTRSIPTAQCMNCHMHQPNIFLNSYLGYTMWDYESDAPHMWPKEQKYPTAAEVHAVLDRNPEAAAPKGKWADLDFLRNVYDLNPELKDTQFADYHGHGWNFRAILKRDREGNLLDKDDNIVPPDDPEKWRREGEGKFVEPGTNPGKTVHMMDIHAEKGLQCADCHFAQDSHGNGLIYAEVANAVEIGCKDCHGTPDAYPTLLTSGPAAPPKGNDLSLLRNPDGKRRFEWTYGDDGQRVLVQRSIVDPELEWKVSLVRDSVDPVSHDFNAKAARAKLMSKNGAETGLFEFGTGIAPEDRAHGTEEMACFTCHLSWTTSCGGCHLPIEANWKTKSHHYGTEETRNFATYNPQVARDQMFQLGRHQTTKGNQVAPIRSTSALVLSSTNINRERIYVQQPPVSASGYSSQAFAPHFPHTVRLTETKTCTDCHLSAEDDNNAIMSQLLLLGTNFVNFVGLNAWVGLDTGFEAVRVTEWDEPQTVLGSYLHKYAYPDYWRMHVEDNDRELKDWIRGQTFDGDASGETKPFEQFANVHEGTRDGVGCLQLRGEYMFIAEGKGGFRVYDVASIANKGVSERILTAPFSAMGHDTHVKTKNATCMALATTQPVRPDRNRAMAATPVKDAAGNPVLNADGTPMTLLQVNEEQPMKPIYDYAVVTDAVEGLVLVDVVTMADGEFRNNQLERTRFVDGGTAWNPDGVLTGARHVTLAGDIAFITADAGLVVVDLATPDNPQLMAVRELTDARASTIQFRYLWVTDAEGVKLFDVTDMRNPVAMPQATVPLANAQRVYVARTYAYVAAKQDGLVILDVTRPLSPRIYQKVTLGGTLNDAEDVIVGSTNATLFAYVADGRNGLKVLQLTTPDSQPNFYGFSPAPKPELIAWARTKGAARSLSKGIDRDRGVDETGGQMAVFGRLGSRPFNREEMEKLFLTRAGVPWKVSDEPDMGAWVGGRGPVLDRDGAALGD, encoded by the coding sequence ATGCGCAGTCTTTCCCGCCTCCTGCTGGCTATTGCGGTCATGCTTCTCGCCGGGGCCGTGGGCCTGCGCGCGGCGGAGAAGGAAAACCCCGTCAAGCGCGACTACAGCCTCGTCACCGCCGCGCCTGCGCCGCGCGTCCAGACCGAGGCGCAGATGGCGGCGAAATCGGCGGGCTGCGTTTCCTGCCATGTCCGCACCGACCAATCGACGATGCACGAAACGCCCGCCGTGCGGCTGGGCTGCATCGATTGCCACGGCGGCAATGCGGAAGTCTTCGGCGACAGCGAGCTGCCGCATGACGACCCCGCCTATACCGCCGCGCGCGATGCGGCGCATGTGCTGCCCAAATATCCCGAGAGCTGGCACTGGCCGTCTTCCGCCAATCCCAAGCGCAGCTATGGCCTGCTGAACAAGGAAGACCCGGTCTTCGTCCGCTTCGTCAACCCGAGCGATTATCGCGTGGTGCGCGAAGCCTGCGGCGCCTGTCATATCGAGACCATCGAGGCCTCCGAACGCTCGATTATGGCGACCGGCGCGATGCTGTGGGGCGGTGCATCCTACAATAACGGTATCCTGCCCTTCAAACGCTACATCCTCGGCGAGGCTTACACGCGCGAGGGTGAGCCGGCGAAGATCGAGAGCCCCGGCGCGCCGGTAGCCACCGTGACCGACAACCAGGAGGCGCGCGGCGCACTGGCGGCGCTCTATCCGCTGCCGACCTGGCATGTGATCCCGCCGGGTGACGTGTTCCGCGTGTTCGAACGCGGCGGGCGCAATGTCGCCAGCCAGTTTCCCGAGGTTGGCATTCCCAATCCCACCGGGCTGATCCAGCGATTGGAGGAACCCGGGCGGCCCGATCTCAAGCAGTCCAACCGCGGCGCGGGCACCGGCCTGCGCGTCGCGATTCCCGTGCTCAACATTCACAAGACCCGCCTCAACGATCCCTTCATGTGGTTCATGGGGACCAACGACCAGCCGGGCGATTATCGCCATTCGGGCTGCGCGAGCTGCCATGTGGTCTATGCCAACGACCGCGAACCGCGCCATTCGCTGACTTATGCGCAATTTGGCCGCGACGGGCAGAGCGCGACCGTCGATCCGACCATCGCGGGCCTCTATGAAGGCGCGCATGATGATGGCCATGGCGGGGGTCACGGCGCGAGCGATGACGGGAGCCATGGTGCGGTCAAGCAGCCAGGGCATGACGAGCAAGCGCTCGATCAGAATAGCGATGGCGCGGACAAGGAACGCGGTCACCCGATCCGGCATACTTTCACCCGGTCGATCCCGACCGCGCAATGCATGAACTGCCACATGCACCAGCCCAACATCTTCCTGAATTCCTACCTCGGCTACACGATGTGGGATTACGAGAGCGACGCGCCGCATATGTGGCCCAAGGAGCAGAAATACCCCACCGCCGCCGAAGTGCACGCGGTGCTCGATCGCAATCCCGAGGCTGCCGCACCCAAGGGCAAGTGGGCCGATCTCGATTTCCTGCGCAATGTCTACGATCTCAATCCCGAGCTCAAGGACACCCAGTTCGCCGATTATCACGGGCATGGGTGGAACTTCCGCGCGATCCTGAAACGCGACCGCGAAGGCAATCTGCTCGACAAGGACGACAACATCGTCCCGCCCGACGATCCGGAAAAATGGCGCCGCGAGGGTGAGGGCAAGTTCGTCGAGCCCGGCACCAATCCGGGCAAGACCGTCCATATGATGGACATCCATGCCGAAAAGGGCCTGCAATGCGCCGATTGCCATTTCGCGCAGGACAGCCACGGCAACGGGCTGATCTATGCCGAGGTGGCCAATGCGGTGGAGATCGGCTGCAAGGATTGCCACGGCACGCCCGATGCCTATCCCACGCTGCTGACCAGCGGCCCCGCCGCGCCGCCCAAGGGCAACGACCTCTCGCTGCTGCGCAATCCCGATGGCAAGCGCCGGTTCGAATGGACTTACGGCGACGATGGGCAGCGAGTGCTCGTCCAGCGTTCGATCGTCGATCCCGAGCTTGAATGGAAAGTCAGTCTCGTGCGCGACAGCGTCGATCCTGTCTCGCATGACTTCAATGCCAAGGCCGCACGCGCCAAGCTGATGAGCAAGAATGGCGCGGAAACCGGATTGTTCGAATTCGGCACCGGCATCGCGCCCGAAGACCGCGCGCATGGCACCGAGGAAATGGCCTGTTTCACCTGCCACTTGTCATGGACCACCAGCTGCGGCGGGTGCCATCTGCCGATCGAGGCGAACTGGAAGACCAAGTCGCACCATTACGGCACCGAGGAAACGCGCAATTTCGCGACCTACAATCCGCAGGTCGCGCGCGACCAGATGTTCCAGCTTGGCCGCCACCAGACCACCAAGGGCAACCAGGTCGCCCCGATCCGGTCGACCAGCGCGCTCGTGCTGTCCTCGACCAATATCAATCGCGAGCGGATCTATGTGCAGCAGCCACCAGTCTCGGCCTCGGGCTATTCAAGCCAGGCCTTTGCGCCGCATTTCCCGCATACGGTGCGGCTGACCGAGACCAAGACCTGCACCGACTGCCATCTGTCGGCGGAGGACGATAACAATGCGATCATGAGCCAGCTGCTGCTGCTCGGCACCAATTTCGTCAATTTCGTCGGGCTCAACGCCTGGGTCGGGCTCGATACCGGGTTCGAGGCGGTGCGCGTGACCGAATGGGACGAGCCACAGACCGTGCTGGGCAGTTACCTGCACAAATACGCCTATCCCGACTACTGGCGCATGCATGTCGAGGACAATGATCGCGAACTGAAGGACTGGATCCGCGGCCAGACCTTCGATGGCGACGCCAGCGGCGAGACCAAGCCGTTCGAGCAGTTCGCCAATGTCCATGAAGGCACGCGCGATGGCGTCGGCTGCCTGCAATTGCGCGGCGAATATATGTTCATCGCCGAAGGAAAGGGCGGCTTCCGCGTCTACGATGTCGCCTCGATCGCCAACAAGGGCGTCTCCGAACGCATCCTCACCGCGCCGTTCAGCGCGATGGGGCATGACACGCATGTGAAGACGAAGAACGCCACCTGCATGGCACTGGCGACCACCCAGCCGGTCCGGCCCGACCGCAACCGCGCGATGGCCGCGACCCCGGTCAAGGATGCCGCGGGCAATCCGGTGCTCAATGCCGATGGTACGCCGATGACGCTGCTCCAGGTTAACGAGGAGCAGCCGATGAAGCCGATCTACGACTATGCGGTGGTCACCGATGCGGTCGAAGGGCTGGTGCTGGTCGATGTCGTGACGATGGCCGACGGCGAGTTCCGCAACAACCAGCTCGAGCGCACGCGGTTCGTTGATGGCGGCACTGCGTGGAACCCCGATGGTGTGCTGACGGGCGCGCGGCATGTGACGCTGGCGGGTGACATCGCCTTCATCACTGCCGATGCCGGGCTGGTGGTGGTCGATCTGGCCACGCCGGACAACCCGCAGCTGATGGCGGTGCGCGAACTCACCGACGCCCGCGCCTCGACCATCCAGTTCCGTTATCTCTGGGTCACCGATGCCGAGGGGGTGAAGCTGTTCGACGTCACCGACATGCGCAATCCTGTGGCCATGCCGCAGGCGACGGTGCCGCTGGCCAATGCGCAGCGGGTCTATGTCGCGCGCACCTACGCCTATGTCGCGGCGAAGCAGGACGGGCTGGTGATCCTCGATGTGACGCGCCCGTTATCGCCCCGCATCTACCAAAAAGTCACGCTCGGCGGGACGCTCAACGATGCCGAGGACGTGATCGTCGGTTCGACCAATGCCACGCTGTTCGCCTATGTCGCCGATGGGCGTAACGGGTTGAAGGTGCTGCAGCTGACCACGCCCGACAGCCAGCCGAATTTCTATGGCTTCAGCCCCGCGCCCAAACCCGAACTGATTGCCTGGGCGCGCACCAAGGGGGCCGCGCGCTCGCTCAGCAAGGGGATCGACCGCGACCGCGGGGTCGATGAAACCGGCGGCCAGATGGCGGTCTTCGGACGCCTCGGATCACGGCCGTTCAACCGCGAGGAGATGGAAAAGCTGTTCCTCACCCGCGCAGGCGTGCCCTGGAAGGTTTCGGACGAGCCCGATATGGGCGCATGGGTCGGCGGGCGCGGACCAGTGCTGGACCGGGACGGGGCGGCACTGGGCGACTGA
- a CDS encoding metallophosphoesterase: MLIAQMTDVHIGFDPDARPEELNRIRFGAVLERLAQIPHTLDFLVLSGDLTDHGDRDSFSKIAAVLADVPCPMLPLVGNHDDREELLRAFPDTPCEGEFLQYVIEQDGLRIICLDTFEPGRHGGAFCEARRDWLRAELAKGGGKPCVIFMHHPPIVSGIDWMDPAPDEPWIANFAAAVDGYQDTIQAIHCGHLHRRVAARFKGIPLGITPSVAPLVALDLRPIDEHAADNRALITTEPASYALHYWDGEDLVTHYESCGEWEVLAHYGEHLKPMVREMKAERR; the protein is encoded by the coding sequence TTGCTGATCGCTCAGATGACCGATGTCCATATCGGTTTCGATCCGGATGCACGTCCGGAAGAGCTCAACCGCATCCGCTTCGGCGCGGTGCTCGAACGGCTGGCGCAGATCCCGCACACGCTCGATTTCCTCGTGCTGTCGGGCGATCTCACCGACCATGGCGACCGCGACAGCTTTTCGAAGATCGCCGCGGTGCTGGCCGATGTCCCCTGCCCGATGCTGCCGCTGGTCGGCAATCACGACGACCGCGAAGAGCTGCTGCGCGCCTTTCCCGACACCCCCTGCGAAGGCGAGTTCCTACAATATGTGATCGAGCAGGACGGGTTGCGCATCATCTGCCTCGATACGTTTGAGCCGGGCCGTCACGGTGGGGCTTTCTGCGAAGCAAGGCGCGACTGGCTGCGCGCGGAGCTGGCGAAGGGCGGCGGCAAGCCCTGCGTCATCTTCATGCACCACCCGCCGATCGTCAGCGGCATCGACTGGATGGACCCCGCGCCGGACGAGCCGTGGATTGCCAATTTCGCCGCCGCCGTCGACGGATACCAGGATACGATCCAGGCGATCCATTGCGGACATCTGCATCGCCGGGTCGCCGCGCGGTTCAAGGGCATCCCGCTGGGCATCACGCCGTCGGTCGCGCCGCTGGTGGCGCTCGACCTGCGACCGATCGACGAGCATGCGGCGGACAATCGCGCGCTGATCACCACCGAGCCGGCCAGCTATGCGCTGCATTACTGGGACGGCGAGGACCTCGTGACGCATTACGAAAGCTGCGGCGAATGGGAAGTGCTCGCGCATTACGGCGAGCATCTCAAACCGATGGTGCGCGAGATGAAGGCCGAACGCCGCTAG
- a CDS encoding cytochrome c3 family protein: MTFLIRTIDLTATGREIVRDRVVEGDTLAIGRATTNDVVVADLAVEQHHISITRTDRGHLAIEAAGSRDFTFDGHKRRSVSIDPAAGGALTLGLYTLTIGLEADGRTLVTVTQEEREFGNRDAVRGFDLASAMPSKRAAAWIGVLVILIAFLAVPIWTNLTREDKQPGAHGVDQVAWDDSWSTGKLSLAHHSLENNCEACHVEPFVSVRDETCLSCHENIGDHAEMDRLATSRGPMGTGDALLWDIAQAFGKEGPEACTTCHTEHESAGRMEPAAQQFCSSCHEAMDTRLGDTALGNAHDFGTDHPELQALVFTEAGSDRTARVTLDGKARENSGLRFPHDMHLSSTNGVARMAGTLPEYGEALVCADCHRPTADRVGFLPVEMESDCESCHSLVYDKVGATFRSLRHGDVAQMRADLIAMDRAPREPITSGLRRPGEFKRGGRYFQDFGAPARNYVGVARALSEDGVCGECHIPITVDGQPSVVPVFQRSHYFLNGRFDHKAHEQEECSSCHAADTSASATDLLLPTLTSCRECHQGADAVAADVPSTCAMCHSYHPPTFQRREDGPQSPAPDRVARLLRQRESSE, from the coding sequence ATGACATTCCTCATCCGCACCATCGACCTCACCGCCACCGGGCGCGAAATCGTGCGCGATCGCGTGGTCGAAGGCGACACGCTGGCAATCGGCCGCGCGACGACCAATGATGTGGTGGTCGCCGACCTCGCGGTCGAACAGCACCATATCTCGATCACCCGCACCGATCGCGGCCATCTGGCGATCGAGGCGGCGGGCAGTCGCGACTTCACCTTCGACGGGCACAAGCGCAGATCGGTGAGCATCGACCCGGCGGCGGGCGGCGCGCTGACGCTCGGGCTCTATACGCTGACCATCGGCCTCGAGGCGGACGGGCGCACGCTGGTCACAGTGACGCAGGAAGAGCGCGAGTTCGGCAATCGCGATGCCGTGCGCGGCTTCGATCTCGCCAGCGCCATGCCAAGCAAGCGCGCGGCGGCCTGGATCGGCGTGCTGGTGATCCTGATCGCCTTCCTCGCGGTGCCGATCTGGACCAATCTCACGCGCGAGGACAAGCAGCCCGGCGCACATGGCGTGGACCAGGTGGCATGGGACGATAGCTGGAGCACGGGCAAGCTCAGCCTCGCGCACCATTCGCTCGAGAACAATTGCGAGGCCTGCCACGTCGAGCCCTTCGTCTCGGTCCGCGACGAGACCTGCCTGTCGTGCCACGAGAATATCGGCGACCATGCCGAAATGGACCGGCTCGCCACTTCGCGCGGGCCGATGGGTACGGGCGACGCGCTGCTGTGGGACATCGCCCAGGCCTTCGGCAAGGAAGGCCCCGAAGCCTGCACCACTTGCCATACCGAGCATGAAAGCGCGGGGCGGATGGAGCCTGCCGCGCAGCAATTCTGCTCGAGCTGCCACGAGGCGATGGATACGCGGCTGGGCGATACCGCGCTTGGCAATGCGCATGATTTCGGCACCGACCACCCCGAGCTGCAGGCGCTGGTCTTCACCGAGGCTGGCAGCGATCGCACCGCACGCGTGACACTCGACGGCAAGGCGCGCGAGAACAGCGGGCTGCGCTTCCCGCATGACATGCATCTGTCGAGCACCAATGGCGTCGCACGGATGGCCGGGACGCTGCCCGAATATGGCGAAGCGCTGGTCTGCGCCGATTGCCACCGCCCCACCGCCGACCGCGTGGGCTTCCTGCCGGTGGAAATGGAGAGCGATTGCGAGAGCTGCCACAGCCTCGTCTACGACAAGGTCGGCGCGACTTTCCGATCCTTGCGCCATGGCGATGTGGCGCAGATGCGCGCCGACCTGATCGCGATGGACCGCGCGCCGCGCGAACCGATCACCAGCGGGTTGAGGCGCCCGGGCGAATTCAAGCGCGGCGGTCGCTATTTCCAGGATTTCGGCGCGCCTGCGCGCAATTATGTCGGCGTCGCTCGGGCGCTGTCCGAGGATGGCGTATGCGGCGAATGCCATATCCCGATCACGGTCGACGGGCAGCCAAGCGTGGTTCCGGTGTTCCAGCGCAGCCACTATTTCCTCAACGGAAGGTTCGACCACAAGGCGCATGAGCAGGAGGAATGCAGCAGCTGCCACGCTGCGGATACCTCCGCCAGCGCGACCGATCTGCTGCTGCCGACGCTGACCAGTTGCCGCGAGTGCCACCAGGGCGCGGACGCGGTCGCGGCGGATGTCCCGTCGACCTGCGCCATGTGCCACAGCTATCACCCGCCGACCTTCCAACGCCGCGAGGATGGGCCACAAAGCCCGGCACCCGATCGGGTCGCCCGCCTGTTGCGGCAGCGCGAGAGCAGCGAATGA